A section of the Ovis canadensis isolate MfBH-ARS-UI-01 breed Bighorn chromosome 1, ARS-UI_OviCan_v2, whole genome shotgun sequence genome encodes:
- the CTTNBP2NL gene encoding CTTNBP2 N-terminal-like protein has protein sequence MNLEKLSKPELLTLFSILEGELEARDLVIEALKAQHRDTFIEERYGKYNISDPLMALQRDFETLKEKNDGEKQPVCTNPLSVLKMVMKQCKNMQERMLSQLAAAESRHRKVILDLEEERQRHAQDTAEGDDVTYMLEKERERLTQQLEFEKSQVKKFEKEQKKLSSQLEEERSRHKQLSSMLVRECKKATSKAAEEGQKAGELSLKLEKEKSRVSKLEEELAAERKRGLQTEAQVEKQLSEFDIEREQLRAKLNREENRTRTLKEEMESLKKVVKNLEALHQQSGPSEQVKKPVTVSKGTATEPPVLVSVFCQTESFQAEKTHGGSTAKVAASELPGPTAPTYSYAKTNGHFDPEMQTTKELIAGSNAENQVPPREKPVELAQEKAVENGGCPVGMETPGPAPSHLPSSGSSPSPSSTASSSLTSSPCSSPVLTKRLLGSSASSPGYQSSYQVGINQRFHAARHKFQSQADQDQQASGLQSPPSRDLSPTLIDNSAAKQLARNTVTQVLSRFTNQQGPIKPVSPNSSPFGTDYRNLASTANARGDTSHSPTPGKVSSPLSPLSPGIKSPTIPRAERGNPPPIPPKKPGLTPSPSTTTPLTKAHSQASSLTTAEDLGSSCSSNAVVANGKDVEILLPTNS, from the exons gcCCAACACAGAGATACTTTCATTGAAGAACGCTATGGAAAATACAACATCAGTGATCCTTTAATGGCGCTCCAGAGAGACTTTGAAACCCTGAAAGAGAAGAACGATGGCGAGAAGCAGCCAGTGTGCACGAACCCGCTCTCAGTTCTTAAGATGGTGATGAAACAGTGCAAGAACATGCAGGAGCGCATGCTGTCGCAGCTGGCTGCTGCTGAGAGCCGGCACCGCAAG gtAATCCTAGACCTTGAAGAAGAAAGGCAGAGGCACGCACAGGACACAGCTGAAGGCGATGATGTCACCTACATGCTGGAGAAGGAGCGAGAGCGGCTGACTCAACAG TTGGAATTTGAAAAGTCCCAagtgaaaaagtttgaaaaagagCAGAAGAAACTCTCCAGTCAGCTGGAAGAGGAGCGCTCCCGCCACAAGCAGCTGTCCTCCATGCTGGTCCGTGAGTGCAAGAAGGCCACCAGCAAGGCCGCGGAGGAAGGCCAGAAGGCAGGAGAGCTGAGCCTGAAACTGGAGAAGGAGAAGAGCCGAGTGAGCAAGCTGGAGGAAGAGCTGGCCGCCGAGAGGAAGCGGGGCTTGCAGACGGAGGCCCAGGTGGAGAAGCAGTTATCTGAGTTTGACATTGAAAGGGAACAACTAAGAGCAAAGCTGAACCGAGAAGAGAACCGGACCAGAACtctgaaagaagaaatggagagtTTGAAgaaggtggtgaagaatctagaGGCTTTGCACCAGCAAAGTGGCCCCAGCGAGCAAGTGAAGAAACCAGTAACCGTGTCTAAAGGCACGGCAACTGAGCCACCCGTGCTAGTGTCTGTATTTTGCCAAACAGAGAGTTTTCAGGCAGAGAAGACACATGGGGGCAGCACAGCCAAGGTGGCGGCCAGCGAGCTGCCTGGTCCCACCGCTCCCACTTACTCTTACGCAAAAACCAATGGACATTTTGACCCAGAAATGCAGACTACCAAGGAGTTGATTGCAGGCAGCAATGCAGAAAACCAAGTGCCTCCACGAGAGAAGCCTGTGGAACTGGCCCAAGAAAAAGCAGTGGAGAACGGCGGGTGTCCTGTGGGAATGGAGACACCAGGCCCAGCGCCTAGTCATCTGCCTTCCAGCGGGAGCTCACCATCTCCCAGCAGCACTGCCTCttcctctctcacctcctctcctTGCTCGTCACCAGTACTAACTAAGCGCTTATTGGGGTCATCAGCTAGCAGCCCTGGCTACCAGTCATCCTACCAAGTAGGGATCAACCAGCGGTTCCATGCAGCTCGGCACAAATTTCAGTCCCAAGCAGATCAGGACCAACAAGCCAGCGGGCTGCAGAGCCCTCCATCCAGGGATCTGTCCCCCACCCTCATAGACAACTCTGCTGCCAAGCAGCTGGCCCGAAACACGGTCACTCAGGTGCTCTCCAGATTCACTAACCAACAAGGACCGATAAAGCCCGTGTCTCCTAACAGCTCTCCCTTTGGCACAGACTACCGAAATCTGGCCAGCACTGCCAATGCGAGAGGTGACACCAGCCATTCACCTACTCCAGGAAAAGTGTCCAGTCCTCTGAGCCCCCTGTCTCCAGGGATCAAGTCCCCCACCATCCCCAGAGCTGAGAGAGGAAACCCTCCACCCATCCCACCCAAAAAGCCTGGCCTCACTCCCTCTCCATCCACTACCACGCCCCTGACCAAAGCTCACTCCCAGGCATCCTCTTTGACCACTGCAGAAGACCTTGGCAGCAGCTGCTCTTCTAATGCTGTTGTTGCCAATGGCAAGGATGTTGAGATACTTTTGCCTACCAACAGCTAG